A stretch of Gossypium hirsutum isolate 1008001.06 chromosome A06, Gossypium_hirsutum_v2.1, whole genome shotgun sequence DNA encodes these proteins:
- the LOC107941437 gene encoding uncharacterized protein isoform X1 yields the protein MEQILNLIEVDSANSNIKVSITESTMMQILHKSMDKAYRKVKSKTGVIERLNEISKFYQLAVIQLEGCLKFVQQERGNYDLETSQELLLDDLTEIKDRLQGRLKEVESAISDKDKELSERLGNELKLKKALERSEKKRDSLYADLEEHRKNEGIDELFLGSQASIEAGDREGEFCELKHSVDQQVWNIQQQLEPNYQIQDEERNQGIDNKKIEQMGSDIGILKGTLDLAFCKMQNAIFLSELGPIEHQWMWNIERSISAVVIKDLLKGFRENFEDEVKKQELQASLGLRKHLSKVIREINVLIHELLFVTNPDEAQVKKPKEILKARLFSEGQDLGKLGIIKQHGEEDSGNDHGSHVVKMIKNHESIIRGKSEELDLLTRELLGEKSSPPTWKEKDSVNPKQRIQELMVRLESLINSSPEIDDVFFDNKYDCELQKPLKTRPFTDDRTDIKKCGAHSMEEIWEQVNKSSVPETRNEAPCSEIKLVKQEMEDSNLQTRLMEDIQLTLFKSLVDEFHAEMLNHHMHFLIKEGMYENFIQEMKTEWNKEMGSAKYDTLFPKATAPESHQANSGLDHSEGTVPLLYSENTNLEELIHPDYFFRELWHDIYTFLLREILREWNEYIETFESVSCLSEEICLLVFGEIFRDIINTSNSSLNKLREIKANDNVFKTVAMSIKDDVLKVFLADIIKELHMKIYAFSLESLIREDVFQLVIVEAVKQGCIVKETDDRRNRDQSPNNSISVDNLRHTLDKLVKFFEDEESLILTACSETKQQKIRLQHVMSRFNFDQHEHCPGFLTYDGNSTNSADIKLEKALLQLDYGKASLNELGSQLGITINNLDPIITTRNCRNPSIDEYLETFFQDIAQMLKSFEFESCMELGRYSLRLEEMEGEVNLVAKLIASLIQKESLYRKAFIRRCENLQMAEAEVDLLGDQVEQLTELLKKIYAKLHQHSPLLHHYFEVSEMLKLIEKEIGER from the exons ATGGAGCAAATTTTGAATCTGATCGAAGTGGATAGTGCAAATAGTAATATCAAAGTTTCCATAACCGAGTCAACAATGATGCAGATTCTTCACAAATCAATGGACAAAGCATACCGGAAAGTTAAATCAAAAACCGGTGTAATCGAACGTTTGAATGAAATATCGAAATTCTACCAACTCGCGGTGATTCAATTAGAAGGTTGTTTGAAATTCGTTCAACAAGAAAGAGGTAATTACGATCTAGAAACTAGCCAGGAATTATTGCTTGACGACTTGACAGAGATCAAGGATCGGCTTCAAGGTCGACTTAAGGAAGTCGAATCCGCGATTTCTGATAAGGATAAAGAGTTATCGGAGAGATTAGGGAATGAATTGAAGCTTAAAAAGGCATTGGAGAGGAGTGAAAAGAAAAGGGATTCATTGTATGCTGATCTTGAAGAACATAGGAAAAATGAGGGCATTGATGAGTTGTTTCTTGGGAGTCAAGCAAGCATCGAAGCCGGGGATCGAGAAGGCGAATTTTGTGAGTTGAAGCATTCGGTTGATCAACAGGTGTGGAACATTCAACAACAGCTCGAGCCGAATTATCAGATTCAAGATGAAGAAAGAAATCAAGGGATCGACAATAAGAAAATCGAGCAGATGGGGTCAGATATCGGGATTTTGAAGGGGACTTTAGATCTTGCCTTTTGTAAGATGCAGAATGCAATTTTTTTATCCGAACTCGGGCCGATCGAGCATCAATGGATGTGGAACATTGAGAGATCTATATCTGCAGTTGTGATTAAAGATCTGTTGAAAGGTTTCCGAGAGAATTTTGAAGACGAAGTGAAGAAACAAGAGTTGCAGGCCTCGTTAGGCTTGCGGAAACATTTATCCAAGGTGATTCGAGAGATTAATGTCCTTATCCACGAGCTTCTGTTTGTTACTAATCCGGATGAGGCTCAAGTCAAGAAACCGAAGGAAATTCTGAAAGCTAGACTTTTTTCGGAGGGTCAAGATCTCGGGAAATTGGGTATAATCAAGCAACACGGAGAAGAGGATTCCGGAAATGATCATGGAAGCCATGTTGTAAAGATGATAAAGAATCATGAGTCTATAATCCGGGGAAAGAGTGAGGAGCTCGATTTGTTGACACGAGAACTTCTTGGAGAAAAATCAAGTCCACCAACATGGAAAGAAAAGGATTCCGTCAATCCGAAACAACGAATTCAAGAACTTATGGTGAGATTGGAGAGTTTAATCAACTCGAGTCCTGAAATAGATGATGTTTTTTTTGATAATAAGTAtgattgtgaactgcaaaagccTCTCAAGACAAGGCCGTTTACAGATGACAGAACCGATATCAAGAAATGCGGTGCTCACAGTATGGAAGAAATATGGGAACAAGTGAACAAAAGCTCAGTTCCTGAAACAAGAAATGAAGCTCCATGTAGCGAAATAAAGCTTGTGAAACAAGAAATGGAGGATTCAAATCTTCAAACCCGGCTAATGGAAGACATTCAATTAACTCTTTTCAAAAGTTTGGTGGATGAATTTCATGCTGAGATGCTTAATCATCACATGCATTTCCTAATTAAAGAAGGTATGTACGAAAACTTTATCCAGGAAATGAAAACCGAGTGGAACAAGGAAATGGGAAGTGCGAAATACGATACCTTGTTCCCCAAGGCAACGGCGCCTGAAAGTCACCAAGCAAATAGCGGATTAGATCATTCGGAGGGTACGGTGCCGTTACTCTATTCTGAAAACACGAACCTAGAGGAATTAATTCACCCTGATTACTTCTTTAGAGAACTTTGGCACGACATTTACACGTTCCTCCTGCGGGAAATACTCCGGGAATGGAATGAATATATAGAAACTTTCGAGTCTGTAAGTTGTTTAAGTGAGGAAATTTGCTTGCTTGTCTTTGGTGAGATCTTTAGAGACattataaacacttccaattccTCATTAAACAAACTACGAGAGATCAAAGCCAATGATAACGTCTTCAAAACTGTGGCAATGTCGATCAAGGACGACGTTCTGAAGGTTTTCCTAGCAGATATAATCAAGGAATTGCATATGAAAATATATGCATTTAGCCTCGAGAGTCTCATAAGGGAAGATGTTTTTCAATTGGTCATTGTTGAGGCAGTGAAACAAGGTTGCATTGTAAAGGAAACCGATGACCGGAGGAATCGAGACCAAAGTCCGAACAACTCGATCTCTGTCGACAATTTGAGACATACATTAGATAAACTAGTCAAGTTTTTCGAAGACGAAGAATCTCTAATCCTAACCGCCTGTTCCGAAACAAAGCAACAGAAGATCCGCCTTCAACACGTCATGTCCAGATTCAATTTCGACCAACATGAGCATTGTCCCGGGTTTTTAACCTATGATGGAAACAGTACTAATTCAGCAGATATCAAGCTTGAGAAAGCTTTACTACAATTGGATTATGGCAAGGCATCATTGAATGAGTTAGGGTCCCAGTTAGGCATAACAATAAATAATTTAGATCCAATTATTACCACTAGAAATTGCAGGAATCCCTCCATTGATGAATATCTTGAAACCTTCTTCCAGGATATAGCGCAAATGTTGAAGAGTTTCGAGTTCGAATCATGTATGGAATTAGGAAGGTATTCTTTGAG GTTAGAAGAAATGGAGGGTGAGGTAAATTTAGTAGCTAAGCTCATTGCCTCACTCATCCAAAAGGAATCACTTTACAGGAAAGCTTTCATAAGGAGATGTGAGAATCTACAAATGGCTGAAGCTGAG GTGGACCTTCTTGGAGATCAAGTGGAGCAACTTACAGAACTACTTAAGAAGATATATGCAAAACTACATCAACATTCTCCACTTTTGCACCACTATTTTGag GTTTCAGAAATGTTGAAGCTAATAGAGAAAGAAATAGGAGAAAGATGA
- the LOC107941437 gene encoding uncharacterized protein isoform X2: MEQILNLIEVDSANSNIKVSITESTMMQILHKSMDKAYRKVKSKTGVIERLNEISKFYQLAVIQLEGCLKFVQQERGNYDLETSQELLLDDLTEIKDRLQGRLKEVESAISDKDKELSERLGNELKLKKALERSEKKRDSLYADLEEHRKNEGIDELFLGSQASIEAGDREGEFCELKHSVDQQVWNIQQQLEPNYQIQDEERNQGIDNKKIEQMGSDIGILKGTLDLAFCKMQNAIFLSELGPIEHQWMWNIERSISAVVIKDLLKGFRENFEDEVKKQELQASLGLRKHLSKVIREINVLIHELLFVTNPDEAQVKKPKEILKARLFSEGQDLGKLGIIKQHGEEDSGNDHGSHVVKMIKNHESIIRGKSEELDLLTRELLGEKSSPPTWKEKDSVNPKQRIQELMVRLESLINSSPEIDDVFFDNKYDCELQKPLKTRPFTDDRTDIKKCGAHSMEEIWEQVNKSSVPETRNEAPCSEIKLVKQEMEDSNLQTRLMEDIQLTLFKSLVDEFHAEMLNHHMHFLIKEGMYENFIQEMKTEWNKEMGSAKYDTLFPKATAPESHQANSGLDHSEGTVPLLYSENTNLEELIHPDYFFRELWHDIYTFLLREILREWNEYIETFESVSCLSEEICLLVFGEIFRDIINTSNSSLNKLREIKANDNVFKTVAMSIKDDVLKVFLADIIKELHMKIYAFSLESLIREDVFQLVIVEAVKQGCIVKETDDRRNRDQSPNNSISVDNLRHTLDKLVKFFEDEESLILTACSETKQQKIRLQHVMSRFNFDQHEHCPGFLTYDGNSTNSADIKLEKALLQLDYGKASLNELGSQLGITINNLDPIITTRNCRNPSIDEYLETFFQDIAQMLKSFEFESCMELGRLEEMEGEVNLVAKLIASLIQKESLYRKAFIRRCENLQMAEAEVDLLGDQVEQLTELLKKIYAKLHQHSPLLHHYFEVSEMLKLIEKEIGER, from the exons ATGGAGCAAATTTTGAATCTGATCGAAGTGGATAGTGCAAATAGTAATATCAAAGTTTCCATAACCGAGTCAACAATGATGCAGATTCTTCACAAATCAATGGACAAAGCATACCGGAAAGTTAAATCAAAAACCGGTGTAATCGAACGTTTGAATGAAATATCGAAATTCTACCAACTCGCGGTGATTCAATTAGAAGGTTGTTTGAAATTCGTTCAACAAGAAAGAGGTAATTACGATCTAGAAACTAGCCAGGAATTATTGCTTGACGACTTGACAGAGATCAAGGATCGGCTTCAAGGTCGACTTAAGGAAGTCGAATCCGCGATTTCTGATAAGGATAAAGAGTTATCGGAGAGATTAGGGAATGAATTGAAGCTTAAAAAGGCATTGGAGAGGAGTGAAAAGAAAAGGGATTCATTGTATGCTGATCTTGAAGAACATAGGAAAAATGAGGGCATTGATGAGTTGTTTCTTGGGAGTCAAGCAAGCATCGAAGCCGGGGATCGAGAAGGCGAATTTTGTGAGTTGAAGCATTCGGTTGATCAACAGGTGTGGAACATTCAACAACAGCTCGAGCCGAATTATCAGATTCAAGATGAAGAAAGAAATCAAGGGATCGACAATAAGAAAATCGAGCAGATGGGGTCAGATATCGGGATTTTGAAGGGGACTTTAGATCTTGCCTTTTGTAAGATGCAGAATGCAATTTTTTTATCCGAACTCGGGCCGATCGAGCATCAATGGATGTGGAACATTGAGAGATCTATATCTGCAGTTGTGATTAAAGATCTGTTGAAAGGTTTCCGAGAGAATTTTGAAGACGAAGTGAAGAAACAAGAGTTGCAGGCCTCGTTAGGCTTGCGGAAACATTTATCCAAGGTGATTCGAGAGATTAATGTCCTTATCCACGAGCTTCTGTTTGTTACTAATCCGGATGAGGCTCAAGTCAAGAAACCGAAGGAAATTCTGAAAGCTAGACTTTTTTCGGAGGGTCAAGATCTCGGGAAATTGGGTATAATCAAGCAACACGGAGAAGAGGATTCCGGAAATGATCATGGAAGCCATGTTGTAAAGATGATAAAGAATCATGAGTCTATAATCCGGGGAAAGAGTGAGGAGCTCGATTTGTTGACACGAGAACTTCTTGGAGAAAAATCAAGTCCACCAACATGGAAAGAAAAGGATTCCGTCAATCCGAAACAACGAATTCAAGAACTTATGGTGAGATTGGAGAGTTTAATCAACTCGAGTCCTGAAATAGATGATGTTTTTTTTGATAATAAGTAtgattgtgaactgcaaaagccTCTCAAGACAAGGCCGTTTACAGATGACAGAACCGATATCAAGAAATGCGGTGCTCACAGTATGGAAGAAATATGGGAACAAGTGAACAAAAGCTCAGTTCCTGAAACAAGAAATGAAGCTCCATGTAGCGAAATAAAGCTTGTGAAACAAGAAATGGAGGATTCAAATCTTCAAACCCGGCTAATGGAAGACATTCAATTAACTCTTTTCAAAAGTTTGGTGGATGAATTTCATGCTGAGATGCTTAATCATCACATGCATTTCCTAATTAAAGAAGGTATGTACGAAAACTTTATCCAGGAAATGAAAACCGAGTGGAACAAGGAAATGGGAAGTGCGAAATACGATACCTTGTTCCCCAAGGCAACGGCGCCTGAAAGTCACCAAGCAAATAGCGGATTAGATCATTCGGAGGGTACGGTGCCGTTACTCTATTCTGAAAACACGAACCTAGAGGAATTAATTCACCCTGATTACTTCTTTAGAGAACTTTGGCACGACATTTACACGTTCCTCCTGCGGGAAATACTCCGGGAATGGAATGAATATATAGAAACTTTCGAGTCTGTAAGTTGTTTAAGTGAGGAAATTTGCTTGCTTGTCTTTGGTGAGATCTTTAGAGACattataaacacttccaattccTCATTAAACAAACTACGAGAGATCAAAGCCAATGATAACGTCTTCAAAACTGTGGCAATGTCGATCAAGGACGACGTTCTGAAGGTTTTCCTAGCAGATATAATCAAGGAATTGCATATGAAAATATATGCATTTAGCCTCGAGAGTCTCATAAGGGAAGATGTTTTTCAATTGGTCATTGTTGAGGCAGTGAAACAAGGTTGCATTGTAAAGGAAACCGATGACCGGAGGAATCGAGACCAAAGTCCGAACAACTCGATCTCTGTCGACAATTTGAGACATACATTAGATAAACTAGTCAAGTTTTTCGAAGACGAAGAATCTCTAATCCTAACCGCCTGTTCCGAAACAAAGCAACAGAAGATCCGCCTTCAACACGTCATGTCCAGATTCAATTTCGACCAACATGAGCATTGTCCCGGGTTTTTAACCTATGATGGAAACAGTACTAATTCAGCAGATATCAAGCTTGAGAAAGCTTTACTACAATTGGATTATGGCAAGGCATCATTGAATGAGTTAGGGTCCCAGTTAGGCATAACAATAAATAATTTAGATCCAATTATTACCACTAGAAATTGCAGGAATCCCTCCATTGATGAATATCTTGAAACCTTCTTCCAGGATATAGCGCAAATGTTGAAGAGTTTCGAGTTCGAATCATGTATGGAATTAGGAAG GTTAGAAGAAATGGAGGGTGAGGTAAATTTAGTAGCTAAGCTCATTGCCTCACTCATCCAAAAGGAATCACTTTACAGGAAAGCTTTCATAAGGAGATGTGAGAATCTACAAATGGCTGAAGCTGAG GTGGACCTTCTTGGAGATCAAGTGGAGCAACTTACAGAACTACTTAAGAAGATATATGCAAAACTACATCAACATTCTCCACTTTTGCACCACTATTTTGag GTTTCAGAAATGTTGAAGCTAATAGAGAAAGAAATAGGAGAAAGATGA